Part of the Anaerolineae bacterium genome is shown below.
CAAAAACTTTTAGGCAGGCATTACCAGATAAGGGGCACGGTTATGACCGGGAGAGACAGAGGGGGCAGGCTCCTCGGCTTTCCTACCGCCAATATAAAACTTTATGATGAGCTGAGCCCTAAAACCGGTGTCTATGCGGTTATTGTTGAATGCAAAGGAAGTAAATATAAAGGGGTTGCCAATATCGGATACAGCCCGACTTTTGATGACCACATTTTTACGGTTGAGGCTCATATCCTCGACTTTAATGATGATATATATGGGCAGAAAATCCGCGTAAATTTTATAAAACGGCTCAGAGATGAAAAAAAGTTTTTAAATATTTCAGAATTATCAGATCAGATAAAAAAGGACATTGACAAGGCACGCGACATCCTTTCCTGACAACCCGTGGGTTATGCATATAAAAAAAAACATAATTATTTCTCTGGTTCTGGGAATATTATTGTCAGGATTAGCCCTTTATCTGTCATTTAGAAAGGTTCCGTTTGCCGATCTTGCAACCTATTTGACAACAATAAATTATTTTTGGATATTACCATCTGTATTTATCGCCATAATTAGTTTTGTTATAAGAACCATTAGATGGCGGTTTATCCTTGGGGCGGCTCACACAGTAAGCTTTTGGCAGGCATTCCATCCGATGATGATTGCATTTATGTTAAACTGCATCCTTCCCGGCAGGATAGGCGAGTTGGCAAGGCCGGCAATTCTGCGGAAAAAGGATAATATTCCATTTTCTACAGGCCTTGCAACGGTCGCGGTAGAAAGGTTGTTTGATATAATTCTTCTGATACTGCTTTCAATAACTGTATTCGCGTTTATTCATATAGATCCGGCGCTTGATATTTCCTTTGGCAAGTATCATCTGAACAGAGAAACACTGGTAGCTATCGGCGCGGGCATCTTCAAACTGAGCGTAGCCTTAATTGCCGGAATAATAATAATCAGCTTTTCCGCTTTCCGAAAGATTTTAAAAAGATTGATAATGGCATTGCCGTCTCTATTTTTTTTTATGGGCAGTGATTTTAGAAACCGGATGCAGGAAAGAATTTGTACACCTCTTACAGGTTTTTTAGAAAATTTTGCCTTAGGTTTTGTTCTGATTAAGAATCCAAAAAAGGTGGGTATTTGCATTGTGCTGTCAATTATTATATGGAGCCTTGCAGCTTTATCATATTATGTAATGGCGCTTGGCTGCCCAGGCATACGGCTTTCATATTTTGAGATCATGGTGGTCATGATAATTATCTGCCTGTTTATCGCTCTTCCGTCCGTACCCGGTTACTGGGGGCTCTGGGAAGCAGGAGGAGTGTTTGCCCTTTCTCTTTTCGGGATTTCGGCAAAGGACGCCCTCGGCTTTATACTTGTAAACCATGTAAT
Proteins encoded:
- a CDS encoding lysylphosphatidylglycerol synthase transmembrane domain-containing protein; this translates as MHIKKNIIISLVLGILLSGLALYLSFRKVPFADLATYLTTINYFWILPSVFIAIISFVIRTIRWRFILGAAHTVSFWQAFHPMMIAFMLNCILPGRIGELARPAILRKKDNIPFSTGLATVAVERLFDIILLILLSITVFAFIHIDPALDISFGKYHLNRETLVAIGAGIFKLSVALIAGIIIISFSAFRKILKRLIMALPSLFFFMGSDFRNRMQERICTPLTGFLENFALGFVLIKNPKKVGICIVLSIIIWSLAALSYYVMALGCPGIRLSYFEIMVVMIIICLFIALPSVPGYWGLWEAGGVFALSLFGISAKDALGFILVNHVIQIAPIIIIGLVSAMIMGVNVWQLQKVSSCHDDDT